From the Musa acuminata AAA Group cultivar baxijiao chromosome BXJ1-2, Cavendish_Baxijiao_AAA, whole genome shotgun sequence genome, one window contains:
- the LOC135613120 gene encoding transcriptional regulator SUPERMAN-like, whose amino-acid sequence MERSKYWMWSRDLSEKPSIGSQIREAVPAATSSYVHHATWEERAFAEDSAGHIGGYIWPPRSYSCSFCRREFRSAQALGGHMNVHRRDRARLKQSLSPTGDDSDHDRPHHSSQRPYMPSASPLSPRVSAASTPEVSTYALLSPSYSSSIVQENEQDSCLDPDLKLGSETLNLRDPSKDDEEHLTVKKRRTDLKCSSISMRSSMAVQQKLPCPVEELDLELRLGQKRKPVMVE is encoded by the coding sequence ATGGAGCGGAGCAAATATTGGATGTGGAGTAGAGATTTGAGCGAGAAACCCTCGATTGGTTCTCAGATCCGTGAAGCGGTCCCTGCGGCCACCTCCTCGTATGTCCATCATGCGACGTGGGAAGAAAGAGCCTTCGCCGAGGACTCCGCAGGCCACATAGGGGGTTACATATGGCCGCCGAGGTCTTATTCTTGCAGCTTTTGCAGACGAGAATTCCGATCCGCGCAAGCGCTGGGCGGCCACATGAACGTGCACCGGCGAGACCGAGCAAGGCTTAAACAATCTTTGAGCCCGACCGGCGATGATAGCGATCATGACCGCCCCCATCATtcctcccaaagaccatatatgccCTCAGCATCTCCTCTCAGTCCTAGGGTTTCAGCGGCATCCACCCCAGAAGTGAGTACATATGCCTTGCTTTCTCCTTCCTATTCTTCCTCGATCGTTCAGGAGAACGAACAGGACTCCTGCTTGGATCCGGATTTGAAGCTCGGCAGTGAGACTTTGAACCTAAGAGATCCAAGTAAAGATGACGAGGAACACCTGACCGTCAAGAAAAGACGAACCGACCTGAAGTGCTCCTCTATCTCCATGAGAAGCTCTATGGCCGTCCAGCAAAAACTGCCTTGCCCTGTCGAAGAATTAGATCTTGAGCTTAGGCTGGGACAGAAACGCAAACCGGTTATGGTCGAATGA